TCTGTAGGATAGACACATAATGTGTCGCTGGGGCCATTTTTGGAGACCTTTTTTAGCTTGGTAGGATCTTCCAATGTGTATGCTCTGCTAGCAGAGCCTCTGGGAGGTGACCTGAGTCACCTTTCACACCCACCCTGGGTGCTTAGGATCCTAGTTTTAGAGtcagtcatccagtccaacccctttattttaaagatgaaagacATTGAAAgctaagagagggaaaaggacttGTTCAAGGTTGTACATATTGTAATAAGCAGGCcttcaaatccaatactctttccattgtaccatgctgttTGTGggatattaaaatttaaatagcaATTCAAACAAACCATGCCCAATCTCAAACCAAAAAGCTTctggaaatggggagggagataAATCCCAACCACCTCAGAATCTTCTGCCCCTGGTAATAAGAAAAATGTGGCAAGGGGGAAAAAGGGGTGAGCCTTAGGGAGCTAAGGCAGCCCAATAACGTGTGGGTTAAATGGGTTACACACTTGTACTTATCTTAACTCCCTACCTCGTGGCCCCTGTCTTGCACAGGACATGACTCACTGTCTGCTTCAGAAAACGATCCAGACTCATCACTTGAGTTGGTTCCATAGGACTGCTCACATTTAATTTGGGGTCGGACTTGGTTgtacattccatctcccatcagGCCTGGCTCCTGATGATCAGTGGCAAGGAATCGAGCTCCCTGGGaacagggagaggaggagaattcACAGAGAGGGAGGCTACAGGGAGAACCACCACTCCCATCTTCTGCGTAGGAGTAGGAGGAGCAGGAACTGGAGGTCCTGGTCCTGGTCTCCAAGGGGGGAGAGCGAGGGCATACTTTAATTGGCACCGGGCAGCTGGTATTAGGCCGCATCCTTCCTGGCAAGTGATCAGCTATTAGTCCACTGTGGGAATAGGTCTGTGAGCTAGGGAGGGACTGGCTAGCTCCTGCCCAAAGACCCTTTGGCACGGGCTCAGAGAGGTCTTTGTCCAAACTGGTTATGCCAGAATACGAATGCATCGAAGGGTTCCCTTGGTCACAGGTGCTGGAGGAGAAGATCACACTCCGCCTGTCCAGCTCACCTTCTTGCTTACAGAGAGTTTCAAACCCAGGCGCCTTGAGAGGAGACCCCACTGGGACACTGGAGGCATCCTTCTGACCGGCATGGGACTGTCCGTAATTCCCTGGGAAAGGGCTGTAGTCAGTTTTATGGTCACCCTGAGTTGTCCCCTTGTCCAAAGGGCAAGCTGGACTCCTGGCAAAGTGCTGTTGGGAAGTACTGGGCAAGCCCGACAGCTCTGCGCTTCTCGTTCTGTTGAAGAGAGACCCCACGCAGGCAGAAGCGGAGCTGCCCTGAGGTTTGTCCAGGCAGGCGgccgaggcggcggcggcggcggcggcggcagggGCGGGGAGCGGGCTGGGTTGCCTCCTCTCCATTTCTACGTCCCCCTCCTTGTCCCTGCCGTCGGGCTCCTCTGCAGACAGGCAGAGCGTGATGCTCTCCTCGTCGTTCTCTTCGCTGGGGGGTTCGCGTTTGATCTGCCCCACGGCCAGCTCCGCCTGGAGGCTGCGGCCAGGGTCCCCTTCGCTGAGCGCGCCTGCCAAACCTGAGGTACTGATGTGCGAGGCGTTGTAGACGACGTTCTTGGCACAGGCCAGCTGGTACTTCTTGTATCGGGGGTACCGTGTCAGCGCGTCCTTGTCCAGACTGCCCCTGCCCTCGTCTCTGGGCACGTCGGGGTCGGCGGGCGTGCCTCCCTCCTGCTCAGCCGCCGGGGCCGCAGACTCGAAGCCGAGGGGCTCCGGAGGCACCCGCTCCTTGGAGCTTTCCGACTCCATGGTCTCCTCGTCCTCCTCGCCCTCCGAGTTCTCCATGCCGCCGTGGAGGCGCTGGCAGGAGGTGTCCTTTTTGCAGAGGAACAGGCCATCCTCGTCGTTGAGGAGCTGGGTCTGCAGGAAGCTGAAGCAAGAGTCCTCCAGGTTGTGCATGCGCAGGAACTCGGCGCAGCGGATCACCTCCTGGATGTTCTCCCTGCTGAGCAGCAGCTCCGCGGTGTAGGCGAACTGCAGCAGCGGCCCGAACCCCCGAGCGGTGACCTGCAACACAAACGGAGAGTGCCAGCGTTACCATCAGCTCTGCCATTGTCCCAGGGCCTCCGAGCGAGGGAGGCGAGCGGACAGCTCCACTGTCCGGGGGCTCAAGGCTTCAAAGCAGCCGCTAAGCCCGTGGCAGCTCAGCCACGATGCTGCCCCCCGCGTGCCACTCCTGGGCTTCATCGTGGGGCAGACGGAAGGGCTGCTGGCCAGCCAGAATGACAGTAGGTGCTAGCTACACGAATGAAAGCTCCCTGCAAATTTAAATTCTCTTCCTGTTCCAAAAGATCAGTTTTTTGGAGAGATCTCAGATGAACGGTGACATCATTCTAAATAAGGATCTTGACCCTACAAATCTCAAGTGTGGAAAATTCAATTCTTGGAAATATAATAAGTATGCAAAATTTGAAAACTGCTTTTTTACACTTAGttattttgtaaaaaaagaaaaggaatagacACTATTATTTCGCTTGGTCATTAAAGTTACTAGTTGAAGCCATCTCTCTCTTATTCTATCATTATCATCAACAATAATGACAGTAATGATGATGGCTGTAATAACAAAGATGATGGTCCTAATCAAGAACAGTG
The DNA window shown above is from Notamacropus eugenii isolate mMacEug1 chromosome 2, mMacEug1.pri_v2, whole genome shotgun sequence and carries:
- the BACH2 gene encoding transcription regulator protein BACH2 isoform X1 — protein: MYKGVNGMSVDEKTESPMYVYESTVHCTNILLCLNDQRKKDILCDVTLIVERKEFRAHRAVLAACSEYFWQALVGQTKHDLVVSLPEEVTARGFGPLLQFAYTAELLLSRENIQEVIRCAEFLRMHNLEDSCFSFLQTQLLNDEDGLFLCKKDTSCQRLHGGMENSEGEEDEETMESESSKERVPPEPLGFESAAPAAEQEGGTPADPDVPRDEGRGSLDKDALTRYPRYKKYQLACAKNVVYNASHISTSGLAGALSEGDPGRSLQAELAVGQIKREPPSEENDEESITLCLSAEEPDGRDKEGDVEMERRQPSPLPAPAAAAAAAASAACLDKPQGSSASACVGSLFNRTRSAELSGLPSTSQQHFARSPACPLDKGTTQGDHKTDYSPFPGNYGQSHAGQKDASSVPVGSPLKAPGFETLCKQEGELDRRSVIFSSSTCDQGNPSMHSYSGITSLDKDLSEPVPKGLWAGASQSLPSSQTYSHSGLIADHLPGRMRPNTSCPVPIKVCPRSPPLETRTRTSSSCSSYSYAEDGSGGSPCSLPLCEFSSSPCSQGARFLATDHQEPGLMGDGMYNQVRPQIKCEQSYGTNSSDESGSFSEADSESCPVQDRGHEVKLPFPVDQITDLPRNDFQMMIKMHKLTSEQLEFIHDVRRRSKNRIAAQRCRKRKLDCIQNLECEIRKLVCEKEKLLSERNQLKACMGELLDNFSCLSQEVCRDIQSPEQIQALHRYCPVLRPMDLPTATSINPSPTGMEQNLAASQCVGESMQCCLDQGTVPLGTPWLPNNVSENCTAGRRLDGADQGTYSERGPSLEPRSQTVTVDFCQEMTDKCTTDEQPRKDYT
- the BACH2 gene encoding transcription regulator protein BACH2 isoform X2; translated protein: MSVDEKTESPMYVYESTVHCTNILLCLNDQRKKDILCDVTLIVERKEFRAHRAVLAACSEYFWQALVGQTKHDLVVSLPEEVTARGFGPLLQFAYTAELLLSRENIQEVIRCAEFLRMHNLEDSCFSFLQTQLLNDEDGLFLCKKDTSCQRLHGGMENSEGEEDEETMESESSKERVPPEPLGFESAAPAAEQEGGTPADPDVPRDEGRGSLDKDALTRYPRYKKYQLACAKNVVYNASHISTSGLAGALSEGDPGRSLQAELAVGQIKREPPSEENDEESITLCLSAEEPDGRDKEGDVEMERRQPSPLPAPAAAAAAAASAACLDKPQGSSASACVGSLFNRTRSAELSGLPSTSQQHFARSPACPLDKGTTQGDHKTDYSPFPGNYGQSHAGQKDASSVPVGSPLKAPGFETLCKQEGELDRRSVIFSSSTCDQGNPSMHSYSGITSLDKDLSEPVPKGLWAGASQSLPSSQTYSHSGLIADHLPGRMRPNTSCPVPIKVCPRSPPLETRTRTSSSCSSYSYAEDGSGGSPCSLPLCEFSSSPCSQGARFLATDHQEPGLMGDGMYNQVRPQIKCEQSYGTNSSDESGSFSEADSESCPVQDRGHEVKLPFPVDQITDLPRNDFQMMIKMHKLTSEQLEFIHDVRRRSKNRIAAQRCRKRKLDCIQNLECEIRKLVCEKEKLLSERNQLKACMGELLDNFSCLSQEVCRDIQSPEQIQALHRYCPVLRPMDLPTATSINPSPTGMEQNLAASQCVGESMQCCLDQGTVPLGTPWLPNNVSENCTAGRRLDGADQGTYSERGPSLEPRSQTVTVDFCQEMTDKCTTDEQPRKDYT